From the genome of Natrinema marinum:
CGTCGGCGTGTGCAACGCGCCGTCGCGGACGAAAAACAGGTTGCTCGTCGCGCCCTCCGCGATTCGCCCCTCGAGGTCGCACATGAGTGCCTCGTCGGCGTCATCGCCGAGTTCCGTGCGCGCGAGGATGCCGTTGAGATAGTTGTGCGTCTTCGCCGCGGCCGGAATCGCCTCGTCCGGGACGCGCCGCGTCTCGACCGTCTCGACGGCCGCCGGGCTGTCCCAGACGGGTTTGCCCTCGAGCCCGCCGCGGGGGAGCGGTTTGACGTAGACGACCACCGTCGGATCGACCGCGGGCTGGGGGGTGAGTTTCCCCGGCTGGACGCCGCGGGTGATCGAGAGCCGGACGTAGGCGTCCGCGAGGTCGTTCGCCGCCAGCGTCTCGTCGATCCGCTCACGGAGGTCGTCGCTCGTCAGTCCGTGCTCGAGCGAGAGAGTTTCGCAGGTCCGCTCCAAGCGCTCGAGGTGGCGGTCCCACGCGAAGACCGTGCCGCCGTAGGCCCGCAGCGTCTCGAAGGCGGCGTCGCCGTAGCGGAAGCCACGGTCGTCGACGCTGACGGTCGCCTCGCTGGCGGGAACGAGTTCGTCGTCGACGTGATACAGCAGGTCGTCGGTCATGGTACCCTCGAGTCGTCGGTATCTCGTCGTGGCACTCGGAGCGGTATCAAGCTACGGTCTCCCGCTCGAGGGCGTCGACTTCGGCCGTCGATACGGCCTCGATTCGCCCCTCGGTCGGATTCTCGTGTCCGTACACACGGATTTCTACGTCGTCGTTTTTGATGTTCTCGAGTAGCTTATACGGCCCTGAGCGGGGACTTTTCGTCACCCGATCTGAGAACCGACTGTTCTCGCGGGGGGATTATCGGTTGCTATGCACACGACGAGTCGTGACTCGTGTGCATATTCGGGAATCGGATTCTGTCGACGTGCAACCCGAGGGGGAGAGGATAGAAGTTGGTAGAGTTACTTCGTCTCAGACTTTGCTCTTTTTTCCCTCAGCCAGGTGGATAAGTTCTCTTTTATATAGACAATCAGTCCAGAAATTAGGGCGACAGCTGAAATACTTCCAATTATAACAGACATCACAAATATAATCATAGACGTAACAAATGCACTAGTAGGTAGCATCATTATTGCGTTTTTAAGCGATAATGTTCCTACAGCCACCAATTCATAATTCTTAGGCAACCATATCAGACCATTCGATGAAATAATAATAGAAATAAATGATAAGAATAGGAGGATGACTGCGAGTTTAATATCAGACATAACTCTCCCATCTAAGAATTCAAATCCATACAAAATCGCCCCCAGAACAAAAAATCCAATAATTGTTAGTGGGACTATTTGGAGGATTGAGTTTTGATCGAGAATCAGCCATCCAATTGACCAAAATAGGAGATAATAGGATAACGAGAACAGTATTAATTCAATATTTTTAACTCGTAAGTGTGCTCGCATGAGTTCAAATTTCCCTCCAAGTCTCTGCGTCATCTCCTTGTATATCAAATATGTTAGCAGAGCCACAATTAATAACGAGCCCCCATGTCCATATCCTAAATACTTCTCTGTAAGGCCCACATCGCTACCCTGAAGATCATGAGTATAGACCGCAGTTGCAGCGAACACGCCCAAAACAAGAAATAATTCTGAAGTATCTTTGATGAACTCAGATAGGTCGAAATCAGTTCCCATCGTGTATACTACCCAGAAACTCATTTCAGGGATAATAAATCTACATCACGCGAGATTCCTCCGAACAGGCAAGGATCTCAATCGACTCGATTTTCTGACCCCGTCTAAGCGTTTCCGCTAGTTCTGGTTAGCATGGTCCCACCCATACCTACCACCGCTGTAGCGTCTCTGTATCGGCCGACATCGGCCAGTTCGACTTACCGCCAGCGCGGCGCGCGCTCTGCGCGCCGCGCAATTGCCTTGCCCCCTTAGGGGCACGCGTTTTTGCACACAACACAGCCAAGCCATCGTTTGGGCCCGTTTTCTGGATCGCCATCGCAGACTCTAACCAGTCAATATCCTAACGTTCTTTAGGATAGATTGCGTACCGCACGGATGCGCACGAAAGTGCGCTGAGCCGGAGTCCTGCCACCAAGCTAGCACTCCGGCTCACACACGGCCCCCGCGTCGCGGGAGCAATCCACCGTTGGCGTTGGCGAAATAAAGAAGTGCCGACGTCCGCCGACCAGTCGCGACCGTCGTCGACTCGCTCGCCGGGTTGTCTCCGCCGCGTCGGGGCCACAGACCCAAACCCATGGACTCGAGTATCACCATCCACTGCACCTGTGGCACAGCCGTTCGTCTCGAGACGACGGCCGACCCGGTCGGCTGTCCTGACTGCGAGACGACGTACGAACTGACGCTGGTCGAACACTCCGACGATCACGATGCATCCAGCACTCGCTACGGCACTCACGTGTATCGCGGCCCGTGAGGACCGCGCCGTGACGGGCCTGCCGCCCCTCTCCCAGACGGTGGATATCGAGGCCCTCACCGCGGTCCTCGAGTCGAACCCGACCGCCACCGTTCGCTTCGAGTACGAGGGCTACCGAGTCGTGCTCGGTCCCGGCTCTGACGCGGTCACGGTGATCGATCGGGACCGGTGACGGCCCGCCGATCGCCCCCTGAGCGCCGATCCGGCCGGCCCGATCACTCGTCGGCTCGAGCCGCGAACCGACAGAAGTTCGCGATCATCCGCTTGCCGAGTTCGAGCGAAATCTCCTCGCCGGTGCCGTCGTCGCTCGAGTCGGTCGCCGCCGCGTGCTCGCGCGTGAGGATGCTCTCGGGGTGAAACTGCACGCCGATGTGGGGCCGCTCGCGGTGGCGGACCGCCATCAGAACGCCGCGCTCGTCGGTTGTCCGGGCGGTCTCCTCGAGCGTGGCCGGAAGGTCGGCGCGCTCGACCGCCAGCGAGTGATAGCGACCCACCTGAAACGTCTCCGGAAGGCCCTCGAAGACCCCGTCGCCGTCGTGGCCGATCGTCGAGGGCTTCCCGTGGACCACCTCGGGCGCGTGGACGACCGGGGCACCGTTGGCCGCACACAGCGCCTGATGACCGAGACAGACCCCGAGGATGGGGTACTCGGTCTCGGCGAACAGCGGGATCGAAATCCCCGCCTCCCGCGGGGTTCCCGGCCCCGGCGAGACGACGATGCCGGTCGGCTCGAGGTCGCGGACGCCCGCGAGATCGATCTCGTCGTTGCGACGGACGATCACCTCGTTTGCGACCTCTCCCACGTACTGGACCAGATTGTAGACGAACGAATCGTAGTTGTCGATGACGAGCAACCGGTCGCTGCGCTCGCTCGCCGGCTCACGGCTACCGTGCTCGTCACTCACGGTTCTCACCTCTCTCGGCCTCGAGTCCCAGTTCCGCGCGCTCGCCTAACGCCTCGTCGACCGCGGTGATGAGCGCGCGAGCCTTGGCCAGGGTTTCGTCGTACTCGCGTTCGGGGTCCGAGTCGTGGACGATGCCCGCGCCGACCCGCAGGTGGTACTCGTCGGCGTGGCGGACCAGCGTCCGGATGACGATGTTCAGCGTCGCGCGGCCGTCGAACCCGAACAGTCCCACGCTGCCAGTGTAGGGGCCACGTCGGGTCGCCTCGAGTTCGTCGATGATCTCCATCGTCCGCGGCTTGGGCGCGCCGGTGATCGTCCCGCCGGGGAAGACCGCCGCGATCGCGTCGGACAGCGTCGCGTCGGCGCGGAGCCGACCGGTCACGTTCGAGACGAGGTGCATCACCTCGGCGTAGCGGTCGATCCGGCGGTACTCCGCGACGTCGACCGACCCGTACGCACAGACCGTCCCGAGGTCGTTGCGCTCGAGGTCGACCAACATCGCGTGCTCGGCGCGTTCCTTCTCGTCGGCCAGCAGATCGTCCTCGAGCGCGGCGTCTTCCGCGGCCGTCTCGCCGCGCGGCCGCGTCCCCGCGATGGGTTCGGTTCGGACGAACTCGCCGTCACGCTCGAGCAACAGTTCGGGACTCGCGCTCACCAGATCGGCCGCCCGGAACTCGAGCAGACAGGAGTAGGGGGCCGGATTGACCCGTCGCAGGGCGTCGTAGGCCGCGACGGGGTGGACCGCCGCGGGCGCGACCAGTCGCTGTGAGATGTTCGCCTGAAAGGTGTCGCCGTCGCGGACGTACTCTTTGACTCGACGCACGCGCTCGGCGAAGGCCGCGCGGCCGCAGTCGCTCTCGAAGGTCGCCTCGGGGCTCGAGACTGGCGGGTCGCCGATTTCAGGATCGCCCTCGCGGATCGCCCGGGCCAGTTCGAGCGCCCGGTCACGGCCGCGTTCGTAGGCCGCCTCGAGGTCGGCGGCCGTCGGCGCCGGCCCCCGCTCGCTGCCCGCGATTCGGGGACAGGCCGTGATCCGCAGCGTCACCGCGCCGTCGGTCGGCCCCTCCCAGGCGGCCAGCCGGTCGTAGACCGCGGTCTCGAGTCGCGGCAGTCCGCGGTCGTCGACGGCCGACTCGGGCAGGGCCTCGAGTTCGCGGGCCACGTCGTAGGAGAGCCAGCCGATGGCCCCACAGGGGTAGGGCACGTCGCAGTCGCCGCGGAGGAGCCGGTCGCCGGCGAGCAGCCCCTCGAGGGCGGCGAGCGTTGGCGACTGCCCGTCCCCCTCCGCTCGCGAGATGGCGTCGGCACTGACGGTGAGTCGGTCGATCGGATCGACGCCGAAGTAGCCCCAGCCGGGTTGACCGCCGGTCGTCTCGAGGAAGACGCCGCCGTCGGCGTCGCCGTCGCGGGCGCGACGGTAGGCGAGAAACGGATCGTCGACGGTCGCCCGAACCTCGACCGGAACCCGGTGTCCGGCGCGCGTCGAGACGTCACGGTCGGTCGCCGCGTCGCCGTCGGGGTCGCGGGCGGCGGCGCGAAACGAATCGAGCGTCGTGACGACGCGCGGATCGCTCATATCTCGCCGGTCGGGATGGGCGGGTAATCCTCTTGCGATTTCGGGGCCTTCGGTGGCCGTCACCGCGGCGAGCCCGATACCGAAAGCGGCGCTTCCGGCACTCACAGCGCAGCGAAACGGCGGGGAGTCCACACGCGAGAACGAGTCGGAGAGTGTCGGTCGCGGTCCGGGACCGCGGGGCGGCGCGAGTCGGTTACCGGACTTCGGCGCGGTCGATCCAGCCCTGAATGCGCGTCTCGGAGATGTCGGTCTCGTCGGCCAGGTCGGCGGCGTCTGCGACGGCGAGTTCGCCGACGGTTTCGACACCCGCACCGGCGAGCCGATCGGCGTAGGCCGGGCCGATGCCCTTGATCGAGTCGACCGGCTCCTGGTTGGTCGGCTCCGGTTCGGGCTCGGCGTCGGCCGCGTCTGTCTCCGGCTCCGTCTCCGTCTCGGCTTCCGCGTCACCGCCCTCGTCGTCGGCGTCCGGTTCGGGCTCGGCGTCGGCGGGCTCAGTCGTCGTCTCGGCCTCGTCTGCGTCCGATTCGGTCGTCGCTTCCGCCTCGGCTGCATCGGCGTCACCGGTCTCCGGTTCGGCCTCTTCGACCGGCGGTTCTCCCTCGGAGAGATCGGGCGTCTTTTCGGCCGTCGGTGCCGCGTCGTCCGTCTCCGGTCCGGCCGCTTCCGCCGGCTCAGCGCCCTCCTCCGGGGCGTCCGTCGGCTCCGTCAGCGACTCCGTCGATCCCGCCGAACTCGAGCCGCTGGCCGCCGATTGGGGCGGCTCGGCGGCCCGTCCCTCTGCCGGTTCGCTTCGATCGGTGCCGGCGGTGGGTCCGTTGCCCTCGTCCGTCGACCGTTCCCGTTCGACCGTTACCCCGACCTCTCGAGCGCCTCCGCGCTCCGAGTCCGACTCGTCGAATCCCAACAGGGACTTCAGCTTTTGGAGGATTGCCATTATCTCGATGTAGTCGGCTCCAACACTTAAATTCGCCTGATACTGTCGCCGGGGCCAGGATCGAGGCCGCCGCTCGCGATCCCCTCAGAGCCGCGAACGGAGCGCCTCGTTCATGACCGCGACCGGGGCGTCCCGGCCGGTCCAGATCTCGAACGCCTCGACGCCCTGATAGAGCAACATCCACGCGCCGTCGACGGTCGTTGCCCCGGCAGCGGCCGCCTCACGCAGCAGTCGCGTCTCGAGGGGGCGGTAGACCGCGTCGAGGACGGCCAACTCGTCGTGGAGCGCGTCGGCCGGCACCGGGGAGACGTCCTCTTCCATGCCGACGCTCGTGGCGTTGACCAGCACGTCCGCCTCCGGCACTAGCGTCTCGAGCTCCGCGAGGCCGTGGCCGGTCGCGCTGGGGACTTCCTCGGCCAGCTCGCGGGCTTTCGGCTCGGTCCGGTTGGCGATCGCGACCGTCGCGCCGGCGTCGGCGAGTCCGAACGCGACCGCCCGACCCGCCCCGCCGGCACCGACGACGATCGCTCGCGCTCCCTCGAGCGTCACGTCGTGATCGCGCAGCGCACGCAGCGCGCCGACGGCGTCGGTGTTGTACCCCGTCGGCGGCCCCGACCCGGAGAAGTCGATCGTGTTGACCGCGCCGATCCGGGTCGCCAGGTCCTCGGGGGCGACGATCTCGAGGGCGTCCTGTTTGAACGGGATCGTCACGTTCAGCCCCGCAACCCCGAGCGCGTCGGCGCCGTGGATCGCGTCGGCGATCTCTTCGGGATCGGGTTCGAAGGTGACGTAGCGCGCCTCGAGT
Proteins encoded in this window:
- the pabB gene encoding aminodeoxychorismate synthase, component I translates to MSDPRVVTTLDSFRAAARDPDGDAATDRDVSTRAGHRVPVEVRATVDDPFLAYRRARDGDADGGVFLETTGGQPGWGYFGVDPIDRLTVSADAISRAEGDGQSPTLAALEGLLAGDRLLRGDCDVPYPCGAIGWLSYDVARELEALPESAVDDRGLPRLETAVYDRLAAWEGPTDGAVTLRITACPRIAGSERGPAPTAADLEAAYERGRDRALELARAIREGDPEIGDPPVSSPEATFESDCGRAAFAERVRRVKEYVRDGDTFQANISQRLVAPAAVHPVAAYDALRRVNPAPYSCLLEFRAADLVSASPELLLERDGEFVRTEPIAGTRPRGETAAEDAALEDDLLADEKERAEHAMLVDLERNDLGTVCAYGSVDVAEYRRIDRYAEVMHLVSNVTGRLRADATLSDAIAAVFPGGTITGAPKPRTMEIIDELEATRRGPYTGSVGLFGFDGRATLNIVIRTLVRHADEYHLRVGAGIVHDSDPEREYDETLAKARALITAVDEALGERAELGLEAERGENRE
- a CDS encoding shikimate dehydrogenase; amino-acid sequence: MDVYGLLGNPVGHSLSPPLHEAAYNELGLEARYVTFEPDPEEIADAIHGADALGVAGLNVTIPFKQDALEIVAPEDLATRIGAVNTIDFSGSGPPTGYNTDAVGALRALRDHDVTLEGARAIVVGAGGAGRAVAFGLADAGATVAIANRTEPKARELAEEVPSATGHGLAELETLVPEADVLVNATSVGMEEDVSPVPADALHDELAVLDAVYRPLETRLLREAAAAGATTVDGAWMLLYQGVEAFEIWTGRDAPVAVMNEALRSRL
- a CDS encoding helix-hairpin-helix domain-containing protein yields the protein MAILQKLKSLLGFDESDSERGGAREVGVTVERERSTDEGNGPTAGTDRSEPAEGRAAEPPQSAASGSSSAGSTESLTEPTDAPEEGAEPAEAAGPETDDAAPTAEKTPDLSEGEPPVEEAEPETGDADAAEAEATTESDADEAETTTEPADAEPEPDADDEGGDAEAETETEPETDAADAEPEPEPTNQEPVDSIKGIGPAYADRLAGAGVETVGELAVADAADLADETDISETRIQGWIDRAEVR
- a CDS encoding aminotransferase class IV; translated protein: MTDDLLYHVDDELVPASEATVSVDDRGFRYGDAAFETLRAYGGTVFAWDRHLERLERTCETLSLEHGLTSDDLRERIDETLAANDLADAYVRLSITRGVQPGKLTPQPAVDPTVVVYVKPLPRGGLEGKPVWDSPAAVETVETRRVPDEAIPAAAKTHNYLNGILARTELGDDADEALMCDLEGRIAEGATSNLFFVRDGALHTPTTDGPVLLGITRELVLELAREAGVPVHEGRYEPADVLAADEAFLTNRTWELRPITTLDGEPIGGGRVTDRLARLYDERVEDACYR
- a CDS encoding anthranilate synthase component II → MSDEHGSREPASERSDRLLVIDNYDSFVYNLVQYVGEVANEVIVRRNDEIDLAGVRDLEPTGIVVSPGPGTPREAGISIPLFAETEYPILGVCLGHQALCAANGAPVVHAPEVVHGKPSTIGHDGDGVFEGLPETFQVGRYHSLAVERADLPATLEETARTTDERGVLMAVRHRERPHIGVQFHPESILTREHAAATDSSDDGTGEEISLELGKRMIANFCRFAARADE
- a CDS encoding HalOD1 output domain-containing protein, which encodes MHPALATALTCIAAREDRAVTGLPPLSQTVDIEALTAVLESNPTATVRFEYEGYRVVLGPGSDAVTVIDRDR